From the genome of Halomonas sp. LR3S48:
CTGCCGCGCTGGGAGCGACCGTAGGCGCGAGTAACCTGGGCGACCCGATCATCTCCGGCATCGTCAACGGCAATGCGGCCTATATCCTTCAGGGAGCGCTGCTGATCGGGTTGCTGGCGATAAGCGTGGATAGCGTTTTCGAACGGCTCATTCCGACCAGCTAGGCCTGGGGTGGAAGGTTCATCTGTTGATGCCGGGCCTGACAGTTCATTCGTCCCATAAACAGCGATTGACTAGCAAAATAGGTGCGTTTAGGTTCATCTTACGTTAACGTCAACCTTCCAGCGTTGGCGATCTGCTGGAGTGACCCTCTGGCAGCTGACGACTTTAGCGTCAACACTGCCCTCACGAGGGGCGGTATTCCTCCTGCCATTACCAAGGACCAGGAAGATGACAACAACACATGATGTCTACACGCCGAGTTTCATGACCGGCGATGAGTTCCACATTCCCACCTTCCGCCTGCTGCAACAGGACGGCTCCTTGTTCGAGGGTGCCGAGGCGCCCGAGTTGGACGAGGAGAAGGCGCTGAGAATCTATCGCGCCATGCTCGTCACGCGGGTGCTCGACGAGCGCATGATGGCAGCGCAGCGTCAAGGCCGGCTGTCCTTCTACATGCAGTGCACCGGTGAAGAAGCGGCGGTCATCGGCGCCACCGCGGCGCTGGACGATGCCGACATGATCATGGCGCAGTACCGCGAGCAGGGCGCGCTGGTCTATCGTGGTTTCAGCTATGACGAGTTCATGAACCAGCTGTTCGGCAATGAGCTCGATTACGGCAAGGGCAGGCAGATGCCGATCCACTATGGATCGCGCAAGCTGCACTACATGACCATCTCTTCGCCGCTGGCGACCCAGATTCCGCAGGCCACCGGCTACGCCTATGGTCAGAAACTGGCCGGCGAGGGGCATTGCACCATTACCTTCTTCGGCGAGGGGGCGGCCTCCGAAGGCGACTTCCACGCCGCGCTCAACATGGCCTCGGTACACAAGGTGCCGGTGATCTTCTTCTGCCGCAACAACGGCTACGCGATCTCGACGCCGGCCAGCGAGCAGTTCGCCGCCGATGGCATCGCCCCGCGCGCCTTCGGCTATCGCATGCACGTGATCCGTGTCGATGGCAACGACGTGCTGGCGGTGTATCGCGCCACCCAGGAGGCGCGCAAGATCGCCGTCGAAATGAACCAGCCGGTGCTGATCGAGGCCATGACCTACCGACTGGCGGCTCACTCCTCTTCCGACGATCCTTCCGGCTATCGCTCGCGCAAGGAGGAGGAAGCCTGGCGTGAGAAGGATCCGATCCTGCGCATGCAGCGTTGGCTGATCGATCGTGAGTGGTGGAGCGAGGAGCAGGAGAAGGAACTGCAGGACAGCCTGCGCCGCGAGGTCCTCGAAACCATGAAGCGTGCGGAAAAGCGGCCACCGCCTCCGCTGGAGAGCCTGGTCACGGACGTCTATGCCGACGTGACGCCGGCGCTGCAGCGGCAGCTCGATGCCCTCAAGACGCATATTCGCAAGCATCCCGATGCCTATCCGAGAGGGGCCCGCTCGCTGGATCCCGACGTCAAGGCGCCGGGTG
Proteins encoded in this window:
- a CDS encoding thiamine pyrophosphate-dependent dehydrogenase E1 component subunit alpha, which translates into the protein MTTTHDVYTPSFMTGDEFHIPTFRLLQQDGSLFEGAEAPELDEEKALRIYRAMLVTRVLDERMMAAQRQGRLSFYMQCTGEEAAVIGATAALDDADMIMAQYREQGALVYRGFSYDEFMNQLFGNELDYGKGRQMPIHYGSRKLHYMTISSPLATQIPQATGYAYGQKLAGEGHCTITFFGEGAASEGDFHAALNMASVHKVPVIFFCRNNGYAISTPASEQFAADGIAPRAFGYRMHVIRVDGNDVLAVYRATQEARKIAVEMNQPVLIEAMTYRLAAHSSSDDPSGYRSRKEEEAWREKDPILRMQRWLIDREWWSEEQEKELQDSLRREVLETMKRAEKRPPPPLESLVTDVYADVTPALQRQLDALKTHIRKHPDAYPRGARSLDPDVKAPGGDRRTGDEQGGA